The following proteins are co-located in the Pelecanus crispus isolate bPelCri1 chromosome 5, bPelCri1.pri, whole genome shotgun sequence genome:
- the LOC142593571 gene encoding selenoprotein Pb-like, whose amino-acid sequence MGLLVLALAAWLGPGLALASEGADNSSRLCREAPAWSVNGLSPMAGAAGQVTVVALLKASUQFCLQQAHSLGGLQERLARQGTVDVRYMIINEKAPLSRAMFGDLVRHAPPGVTVFQPEPEEPDVWQVLGGDKDDFLIYDRCGRLAFHIQLPYSFLHFPYVESAIRFTHSKDFCGNCSLYPNTTQEANSTMEVPVTLSPLPEQEGKESDTPIHQHNPFHPHHRHEVSSERATDLSGDHEPATHAHRHHGDHGQPHHEGKKQKEGNEQH is encoded by the exons atggggctgctggtgctggcccTGGCCGCCtggctggggccggggctggcaTTGGCCTCCGAGGGGGCGGACAACAGCAGCCGGCTCTGCCGGGAGGCACCGGCATGGAGCGTCAACGGCTTGAGCCCCATggcaggggcggcggggcaggtgACGGTGGTGGCCCTGCTGAAGGCCAGCTGACAattctgcctgcagcaggccCACAG CCTCGGGGGCCTGCAGGAGAGGCTGGCCCGGCAGGGCACGGTCGACGTCCGCTACATGATTATCAACGAGAAGGCACCGCTCTCCCGTGCCATGTTCGGGGACCTGGTGCGCCATGCCCCGCCGGGCGTCACCGTCTTCCAGCCGGAGCCGGAGGAGCCCGACGTCTGGCAGGTCCTGGGGGGCGACAAGGACGACTTCCTCATTTACGACCG GTGTGGCCGCCTGGCTTTCCACATCCAGCTGCCCTACAGCTTCCTCCACTTCCCCTACGTGGAGTCGGCCATCCGCTTCACCCATAGCAAGGACTTCTGCGGCAACTGCTCCCTCTACCCCAACACCACCCAGGAG GCTAACAGTACCATGGAGGTCCCTGTTACCCTGAGCCCGCTTCCTGAACAAGAGGGGAAGGAGTCAGACACCCCCATCCATCAGCATAACCCCTTCCATCCTCACCACCGCCATGAGGTCAGCAGCGAGAGAGCCACAGACCTGAGTGGGGACCATGAACCTGCCACCCATGCTCACCGCCACCATGGAGACCACGGCCAGCCCCATCATGAggggaagaagcagaaggagggaaaTGAGCAGCACTAA